AGCCCCTGTTCGGCTATATCGCAGGCGCAACCGAGACCAATGCATCGCTGCGGCATAACGCAGAAGCTTTCCAGGCCTATGCCTTCCGGCCTCGTGTCCTTCGGGACGTCTCGAAACGCAGTACCGAGACGAGCCTCTTCGGCAAGACCCATGCCGCGCCATTCGGCATCGCGCCGATGGGTATCAGCGCGCTGATGGCCTATCGAGGTGACATCGTGCTCGCGCAAGGAGCGGATCAATCGGGAATCCCGATGATCATAAGCGGTTCATCGCTTATCCCTTTGGAAGAGATCGCTGCGGTTTCGCCGCAAGCATGGTTTCAGGCCTATCTCCCCGGCGAACCCGACCGTATCGACGCTCTCATCGATCGCGTCGGCGCGGCCGGCTTGCAGACACTTCTGCTGACCGTGGACACAGCCACGCTGCCAAATCGTGAAAACAATGTAAGGGCCGGGTTTTCGACGCCTCTGCGTCCCGGCCTCCGCCTGGCATGGCAGGGCATCTCGCACCCGCGCTGGACCACCGACACATTCCTGCGCACGATCGTCCGGCACGGCATTCCGCATTTTGAAAATTCCTATGCCACAAGGGGCGCGCCGATCATCTCCTCGAATGTGACGCGCGATTTCGGCAGGCGCGACCATCTCAACTGGAACCATCTGGAGCGGATACGCAACAGGTGGTCCGGCAAACTCGTGGTCAAGGGGATCATGCATCCTGACGACGCGGCGCGGGCTGTCGACACCGGAGCGGATGGCGTGATCGTCTCCAACCATGGCGGCCGCCAGCTCGACGGCACCGCATCTCCCCTTCAGGTCCTTCCGGAGATTGCGTCCCGTGTTGGAG
The nucleotide sequence above comes from Rhizobium indicum. Encoded proteins:
- a CDS encoding alpha-hydroxy acid oxidase; translation: MTIRSGNTDRSTRLCRDILCLDDFEIKARRHLPKPLFGYIAGATETNASLRHNAEAFQAYAFRPRVLRDVSKRSTETSLFGKTHAAPFGIAPMGISALMAYRGDIVLAQGADQSGIPMIISGSSLIPLEEIAAVSPQAWFQAYLPGEPDRIDALIDRVGAAGLQTLLLTVDTATLPNRENNVRAGFSTPLRPGLRLAWQGISHPRWTTDTFLRTIVRHGIPHFENSYATRGAPIISSNVTRDFGRRDHLNWNHLERIRNRWSGKLVVKGIMHPDDAARAVDTGADGVIVSNHGGRQLDGTASPLQVLPEIASRVGDSVAVMVDGGFRRGTDIMKALALGARFVFVGRPFLYAAAVAGLPGVLKAADILKTELHSNMALLGVTKVGDISADYITRA